Below is a genomic region from Methanobacterium sp..
CCATTTTACTTTTGTATTTCCCAATAAATGAGGATAGTTCATATAAATGACTCCATTAGTATGACTTTGAATTAAATATGTATATTATAATAGTTGTATGTTGCTGTCAACTGATGGCATATTTTAAAAAAATATTCCATGAGTTAAAATGATAAAACTCTCTTAAATAGACGTTATTTTTAAAAAAATAGTTTATATGCATTTATATATGTATTAAATTTAAATATTGTCTTTATATTTAAATTAGGCGGAAATTATATTAATCTATTTTGGGGCAAGAGTATAAACTTAAATAATATGTTATTACAATTGTATTATAACTTTTATTATGGCGAGGACATTATAATGAGCTTATACTTTAGAGAAACAGGCAAAAACAATAGTGAAACCATAGTGTTCCTCCATGCAGGCATGTCTTCAGGTTGGATGTGGGATAAACATGTAGAATCATTAAAAGATTATCATTGTCTGGTCCCAGACCTCCCTGAACATGGAAAAAGCATGGAAATAAAACCTTTTACAATGGAAAGTGCTGCAAATGAAATCATTGAAATTATCAAAGAGAGGGCACATGGGGGAAAAGCGCATATTGTTGGATTATCTCTTGGTGCACAAGTAGCTGTTCAAATATTAAGTATGGCTCCGGAAGTTGTGGATCATGCTGTAATTACTGGAACATTGACGCGTGAAGTCGGATCTAACCTGTCAGTAATGATGAATATTTTTTATAAGTTTTACATGCGCCTCAAGGATGTTGATTTTTTCATAAAAATGGG
It encodes:
- a CDS encoding alpha/beta hydrolase; this encodes MSLYFRETGKNNSETIVFLHAGMSSGWMWDKHVESLKDYHCLVPDLPEHGKSMEIKPFTMESAANEIIEIIKERAHGGKAHIVGLSLGAQVAVQILSMAPEVVDHAVITGTLTREVGSNLSVMMNIFYKFYMRLKDVDFFIKMGMKAQSIPLEYFEDVKKDTKALTWNSLNNITKENRSFKIAENLCRSKNRVLVLMGEKEVKVVYESALDLNKCLSNSKAYKVDNFGHTWPLESPKLFSSIVRAWINDDQLPDTLLKL